Below is a genomic region from Leptotrichia shahii.
TTTATGAAAGGATTTAATAAATGAAAAAAAATATACTACTAATTTTGTTTGCTATTTTAGCTTTTGCACTTGCATTAATTATTACAAATCCCAATTTTAAAGATTTTAAGAATAGACTTATAAATTTAGAAAAATAGGTATTTCTAAAAATAGAAATGATGAAAAGAATAAAAAGATGAAAAATCTGAATTTACAATAATCGGAGTCGGAGACATAATGCTTGGCTCAAATTACCCGTCTGATTTACTTCAAAAATAATGCAAATATTTTGGAAAATACTCAAGATATTCTTCAAAATGCAGATATTACTGTGGGAAATCTGGAAGGAACGTTATTTGATACTGGTGGAACTCAAAAAGCTGTGATAATCAAATGTATGTTATGCTTTTCGTATGCCGTCAAAATACGGAAAATACTTAAAGCAGGCTGGGTTTAATTATTTAAGTATTGCCAATAATCACAGTAATGATTTTGGACAAACAGGAATTAAGGAAACTATCCAAAATCTTAATAATTTGAATATAAAATACTCTGGAATTAAAGGTATCGCTGAAAGCACTATCTTGGAAAAAAATGGAAAAAAATTTGGATTTGTTTCATTTGCTCCAAATTCAGCTACTGTAAAATTAAATGATTATAATTATGCAAAAAAACTTATTTCTGAATTAAAATCAAAAGTTGATATTGTAATTGTTATGTTTCACGGTGGAGCTGAAGGTGCTGGAGCAGAACATATTACTCGAAATCACGAAATTTTTCATGGAGAAGATCGGGGAAATGTTTATGAATTTGCCCATTTTGCGATAGACAATGGAGCTAACATCGTTTTCGGACAAGGACCACACGTTACAAGAGCGATTGAACTTTACAAAATAAATTTATCTCTTACAGTGGAGGAAATTTTGCAACTTTCGGAAAAATAAATGTTTCTGGATCAATGGGAATTGCTCCAATTTTTAAGATAAAAATAGATAATAATGGAAATTTTGTCTCTGGAGAAGTTATCCCTGTAAGACAAACTTATGAAAGTGCAGGCCCTTTTATAGATTCAGAAAAATTAGCCATCAAAAATAATTTCCTTAAATAAATCTGATTTTCCAAATGGAAACGGACTTTCTGTAACTAATAATGGAAAAATAAATAAAATTGGAAATTCAAATTAAAAATTTTATTTATTTACTGACAAGGGTTTTGACCCCTTGTAAAAAATCTTTTATTTAGAGTAAAATAATATAAATTATAATTTTTCACCTTTCAAAAATTCAAATTAAAAAAATCTCAATCTATTATTTTTTCTTCAATCTAATAATCTCCCTCTCATTTTCATTCATTTTATTTCCTATTTTTTCATTTTCATTCTCTAATTTTTCTATTCTTTTTTTCTTTTCAATTTCTTCATCTTGAATATTTTTTCTTTCCACAATTACATTATTTGCAATTTTATCATCAGGATTTTCTACAATTTCCATACCTTCCTCAATATTCATTCCAAAAATTTCAACCTTTTCTCCATTATCCACTCCAACAAAAATCTCCCTTTCCTTAACCAAATTATTTTTATCAATCAAATAAATATACTTTTTCTGATTTTTAAAATAACCGCTTTTTTAGGAACAACTAAAACATTCTCTTTCTTTCTATAAATCACACGAATATCCACTTTCTCACTTAAAATAAATCTCTAAAAGAAATCGGCAAAAATTCAAGTACATTCATGTTTACAACTTTGTTAATTTTAAATAATTCCGCTTCAATCACTTTCTTTTCAGAAAACAAATCTAAATCCCTTTATTATCTCTATTTTAAAACCTTTTCACTTTTATCATTTTAATTTCAACTAATTCTTCAAGTGTTTTTCTTCTCCAGCTTTTTATTTTCTCTCCTAAAAGACTTATTTCAGCCATATTTCCAATACTCAAATTTTTAATTTTTCATCTGTCATACTTTCACTTATTATTTTCAGATCATTCTTTTCCGTCAAAACCACTACAGGCTTATTTTTATTTATAATTCCACCCTTTACAGCATTAATTTTTACAATATAGCCATCAAACGGACTTCTCACAGTTCTCTGAACTAACACAGCATTTTTCATCTCATTTTTACTTCCAGCTCCAATCCATCTATTTCCCCTTTACTTCTTGAATCTTCTTACTCACATCCGCTCCTAATTTCTGCTGTTTTTCAAGATTCCTCAAATGTGCATTTTTTATAACTAGCAATACTCTTTTTTCAACATCATCACTTTTCTGATAGTCGCTAAATTTTACTATTATATCACCCTTTTTCACAAAATCTCCAGCTTTAAAATAAACACCGTCAACTGATAAATTTACATCTAATCCAATTTTAGTAATATTATTTGCAGCAACAGTTCCTTTCATATTTACAAAAAGTTCAAGATTTTCACGTTTTATTTTGCTGACAATATATTTTTTATTAATTTTAGGTGTACAAAATTTTATCATAAAAAGAATAATAAAAATAAAAATCGTTGGCATTAACCAAATTAGTTCATCTTTTTTTTTCAATATTTTTCCCCTTTTTTAGTGATTTCCATCAAAATAAGAATTTTCACTTAAATTATCTTCATAAGGAAAATACTGTTTACGTCCAAGATAAAGCTGATCTGACTTTCTTTGAATTGGCACAACAAAAAATCCCCAGTTATTTAGATCAGTATAAACAAAAAATCTAACTGTATCATTTTGAATTGTATCAGTGTCATTTTGAGAAATAATATTTACAAATTCTGGCAAGATTTCCTGTGCATCCATTTCCTCATAGTCATCTTCATTTTTATAAATCATCTCTTTTTTGAGTTCCCCTTCAGCATTATAGACATAAATTTTTAGCTCTTCAGCTGAACTTTTCTTGTCAATTTGCCCAACCAAGATATCAGCCTTTCGTGAAGTCTGTATCATTTCAACTCTTTTCCCATCGTATTTTTCCACCCACACAGAATACGGCACAAGCGGCACTTCATTCACAATTTCCACATCTATATGCCCAAACCGCTTATAATCCAAATATTTTATAGCTCCATCCAGACAGTTCAACTTTAGCTCGTAATCATCACGATGACTAAGTTCCTTATATTCAATCATTTTCCCTGGTACAAATTCCTTCAGAACTTCCTGAAATGTACTAATTTTAGTCGATTGTCCGCTCAACTTTATCAACGAATACTCAAAAAGCAGCCCTTCCTTATAGTAAGTGTTCAAAAATTTTCTAAGCATTCCATAAATATCGGCTTTTACAATTTTTTCTATTTCCTTTATTGTAAAAATATGTCTTGGATAATCTGTTACTGTGTTAAATATTTCATTTTCATAAGTGTGAATTTTCCAGCTTTTTAACTGCGTTATATGAATGTCATTCCTTTTTTCATAATTTCTAGGTGCATCAAAACGTGTTCGCAGTCTTCCATCAGATGTAAAAAACTCTTTTTTTAAATTTTCAGCAGCTTCCCAGAGCATATAAAAATTATTTCGTATTTTTTGATATTCTTCGCTCATTTTATTTTCAAATTGTGAATATTTTGTCGGTATTATTTTCTCATATTTTTCATATTCCAAATTCATATTTTCAAAAATTTTATCAACACCGCTATCATCAATCACTTTATAAATCATATCATTATCATATTTTATCAAATCATTAACAGAAACAATTCTATTTTCAGAATACTTTGCCCCCAGCACAATTTTCAAAAACTGCATAATCCTATAAGTCAAGTCATTTCCCCCAAAATTTTCATCTCCATTTTCAAAACTTGTTCTTATATCCAAATAATATGAAATCCTGTCCTTATTAATCACATATTTACAAGCCGCTAAATCCGTCGTCCCGCCACCACAATCAATAATTAAAGCACTATATTCTTCATTTTCCTTATATCTCCCCTTCCTTATCTGTATCTCAATCGTATTATAAAGCACAGCAATCGCTTCATCCATTGCATTTTCACGAATAATTTCATATTCATAATTTTTTTCATAAGAAATTTTATTCTGTTTATCAGCTTCATTTTCAGAACTTTTATTAATTTTATTTTCTACCATAAAAATTTCCTGAAACATTGTCAAAAACTGCTCTTTTAATTTTACAGGACTGGAAGCATGAATCTTTTTAAATTTGCATTTAAACATATATTCTGCACGATTTACAACATATTTCAAATAAGCCTTTATTATTTCCTTTCTTTTTACATACAAAATATTCCCAAACTCATCATTAATTTTTTCCAGATTATTATGTTCATGCACCCACCTTTTCAAGTTATAAAAAATCGAGCCATTAACAATATAATCATTTTTTTCCAATTTTCTTACCACATCATATCCAAACGAATACTTAATATTATTACTATCACTGCAATCCTCAACATAAACTAACGTTGGAAAAATTTCACGGTAATGCCTTTCCCCATCATCAAATTTCACATAGTTTATCGCATCAATGACAACATTCCCATTCAAAATATCATTAGTCGGCAAATCCCTCACATAATTTCTATCCAGATATGCTCCCAAAGCTGTATTCACAGTTCCAAAATCAATACAAAGCGGAGTATTTGTAGTTTCCAGATTTTTTACAACAAAATTTTCAATTTCAACTTTATAATAATCCATCTGATATGGATAAAGCGGATATGGCTCATCTTCCTTCCAATTATAAAATTCATGAATAAATTTTAAGTCATTTTCTTTAAAAAATAAAAACGAAAACTTATTATTTCTCAATGTTTCAACTCTAAAAAATTCTTTTTTACTAATTAAAAAATATTTATTCCTACTTTTCAAATCTTTTTCCAGATGAAAAATTCCACAAAGATAATTATTTGCATTTATAAGAAAAACGTTTGCAATGCTGACATTTTCAGGAATTTCAATTTTATAATTATCCTCTCTCATTAAATCAAGTTCCTTATACAAAATAATTTTGTGCGGCACTCGTATTTTATTTTCATGATGAATCCTTTCTCCAAGTTTACTGTCAAAAAGCTGCTGAACATTCACAAGCCCATTTTTATTATACTTGTCAATACAATAATTAGCCTTCACTCCCCGATACTTCATCAGAAGTGCAATTAGCTCCTCTCTCGTAGGCGTTTCCAAATGCACATCCACCAACTTTTCCTCAATCGCAATTTGATACATCTCATAATAGGATTTTCTCCGTAATTCTTCCTCATAAAACAATTTCATCTCTATATTTTCCCCTTTATTTATTAAATTTGTGAAAATTTAAACTTTTTATATAATTCTATAAAAAAAATCTTTATACCGATAAATTTATATATACTCATACACATTCAAAATTAAACTATTAAAAACTATATAAACTTAGAGTTTGAGTAAAATATCCATAGCTTTTGAGTTCAGTTTTAAATTAGTTTTACTATACATTTATATAAAATTATAGAATTTTTTTACATGAACTATATTTTAAAAATTAACAAATATTATTTATAATAATTCTAATTTTTCAATCATTTCCCTAACACTCTTAAATCTCTTTTTCCTTTCAAATTCCAATCCTTTTTTTATTATTTTTTCCACTTCCTTAAATTTCCCAATTTTCTCAAATCCTAAAATCACTTCTCTTGCAAACTCCAATTCTGGCTTATAAAACCTCTTAACTGCCCCATCAATTTTCTTCCCACAAAGCATAAAATACAAAAGTGCCGAAAGTGAATAAACATCCACTCTCTCATCAATCTGAACCTTTTTTGAATAAACTTCAATAGCTGAATATCCTTCTGAAACCTCAATAAAATCTATCTTTTGCCCTTTTCTCAAACTTGACCCAAAATCAATAATTCTAATATTTCCCCTAATATCAATTAAAATATTTGAAGGTTTTAAATCACAGTGAATAATACCTTTCTTATGAATCTTACCGACAACTCTTACAATTTTTCTAAATATTTTTAAAATATCGTTTATTCTTGTTTTTTCATCTTGAATCTTATTTTCTAAAATATACTTTTTCAAAGTAATCCCAAAATATTCCATAACGATATAATTTGTTCCATTTTCACTAAAAAAATCTAAAATCCTAATGACATCATCTTTAATAACTTTATTCCAAAATTTCCCCTTACTTCCTTTAGACTTCTTACAAAACTTTTCTAAAATATGTTTCTCTTTCCGAAAACATTCTTTCAATTTCTCAAAATCTTTTCTATATTTCTCTGTAAAAACTTTATTTTCATACCTCATAACAATTTCAGAGGGATAACATTCTTTCACAGCCACTTTTTTCCTTTGACCATTTTCAGCCAAATAAATATTAGAAAAATCACTTTTAGCCACATAATTTATAATCTTATATTTCCCATTTAATATTGTTCCCTTTGATAAAAAATCCATCTCACTTTTCCCTTTTATATTTTCTTCAAATTATTTCCATTCATATCACGTTCTAAAATTTCCCAGTTTCTCTCAATTTCCCTTTCAAGCTGTGAAAGTTTATCATTTTTTAAATTATACTCTTTTTTAAAACTTTTATTATCTACATTAAAATTTTTTTTATTTTGCTCCTCTTTATTTCTATCAATTTTTTTTCTTACCTGCTGACTTTTCCCTTTTTCTCCGCTTTTCACTTTACTTTTTTTACTTTCTCCATTTTCGTCAGCATTTTGAACTATTTCCAAATTTTTCACATTCTTATTTTTTTCTTTTCCACTTTTAATTACATTTCTTGTTTTATTTTTCTCTGTATTTCTAGCTTTTTCCTCAATATTTCCAACATTTTTCTGTCTAATTTTATTTTTTTCCATTATTTTATTTTGCTCCATTTCACTTTTTTCAATCAAATTATTTTCTATTAATTTCGCCTTTTCCTTAATTTTTCCAGCCACCACACTTTCTAAAATTTTTTCCTTCTTAATTTTCAAATTCCCCTTTTGAATATTTTTCCCCACTGAAATAAACAAAGATAAAAATATTATCACTAAAAACACATATTTTACAGCTATTTTCCTTTTCTTATTTTCCCTATTAATTTCCCTTTCCAATTCTTCGTCATTATCTTCCATTTCAATATTTTCCACAAAAATTGACAAAAATGGTATCACTTTTTTTAATTTCACTTCAGCATCCTTTATTTTCCTACTTAAATTTTTCTCGATATTCCCCTTACTTTTCAAATCAACAAAAACTTCCTCAATCTCATTCTCATTAACATTTTTCCAAAACTCAGGACTTCCAGCCAACAAATAGTCATTTTTCCGTAACTTTACTTTCTTAATTTCCTCTCCACATATTTTTTCCACAATCCTATTTTCCCGATACAAAGTAAGTTCAGTTTTCCCCATATTTCCCACAATCATATCATCTTTGTCAATAATAACAACAATTTGTGAATAAAAATCTTTTAAATCAAAATATTTTTCATTATTTTTTTCAACTTTAAAAAATTTACTTTTCTCAAAAATTACTTTATCTTTGGAAGACTGTATTATCTTTTTCATATTTTCAATTGAAAAACTACTATTTTCCAAATATTTTTCAATAACTTTATGAACTCCAGCTTTTGCTAAATTTTTCCTTTTAACATTTTTTTTATTTATAATACTACTATTTTCTATTTTTTGATCTATTTCTATATTTTCTTGTTTTTTATCATATATTTTTTCCTCAAGATTAGCAATACACCAAATTCCTCTATTTCCATTTGGAATGTATGCTGAATATGTATCTTTTTCAGCAATTTGCACATATTCCTTAAAAAAGAAAGTATTTAATTTTATATTTTTTACCATTTTTCCCCCTCCCATCTTAAAAAATCTTCCAGAACTGCCACCATTTCCTATTTACCTTTTTCACGGCTCTTTTCAATTCTTTCCCTATTTTTTCCAATTCATTTTGCTTTATCCCAGCCTTTTCCAGTTTTTCCTTTGCCTGCGTAAGTTTTTCCATAGCATCTTTCCATTTTTTATTTTTCAGATCCTCTTCTCCCTTTTTTTTCAGCAAATATCCTTCACTTTTTTCAATTTTTTTATTTAAATCTTCAATCTTACCTGCTTGATTTCCAAAATTTCCATCCACATTTACTTCTTCCAAAAGTTTTTTAGTTTCTTCATATTTTGAGATACTTTCCTCATATTTTTCATCTATAGCCAGTTGATCCGCCTGCCTTTCTAGATTTGAAGCATTTTCCATTTTTCTTGATATTTCTTCCCGCTTTTGCCTTTCTCTCTCCATTTGTTCCTGCTGTGCCTTTATTTCTGCTTCTTTTACCTGCAATTGCTGCTGCAGCTGAATTTCCTGCTGTCTTAGCTTTTCTGAATATTCTATTTCTTGAGATTTTAATTTTTCCGAATATTGCAATTCCTTTTCCTTCAGTTTTTCAGCATTCTGACTTTCAAACTTGATAAATTCCCGTGCCTGGCTTATATATTTTCCAACAGTATTTACATTATTTGTATCTTTCATTTTTTGATAAATATTTTTAGCCTGTGTCAAAATTCCTATTGCCTGTGCTGGATTGTTTGCTGTTATTTGTGAAAGTCCTTCCTGAACAAGATTATTAGCAGTCTGTAAATCAGCATTTTGCTGTGAATTAACCTCTTGTATCTTATTGTCAATTTCTCCTGCTTTCACAGTATCTCCAAGCGTCTGGTACATCTGACGTGCCTGATAATAAGCCTCTTTTGAAGAATTAATGTTACTTTGTGCTAGTGAATCTCCTTTGTTTTCTGCAAGCATCGCACCATTATATGCCGTTTTTTCCTTATCCGCTATTTCTTCTATTTTTTTCTCAATTTGTGAAACATAATCTGCTCTTCCATTTGCTAAATACATATCTTCTGCATTTTTATAACTAACTTTTGCCAAATTATAGCTTCCTTCATTAACCGCATTATCTCCAGCCATTTCCAAAGCCTTTGCCTCTTTTAATTTCACAGCCGAATTTATCCGTGAATCCAACGTCGTTAAAATTTCTTCTGTATTCAGTTCATCACGTTTATAGCTATTGTCATTCAAATTATATTTAGCCTGCTGATATTTTACGTTTGCCTCATCATAATTTCCATTATTAAACAGTTCATTTCCTTCATTAATATTTGAAAATGCCTCTTTAATTTTTTCCGTTTCTTCAATTTTCTTTTTTATCTCACTAATTTTTTTATCCGCATCATTTCTTTTTTTCTCAGCATTTGTAAGAAATCCTATTATTCCTTTACTTTTTGGCTTTAATTTTTCATATTCTCCAGCTTCTAATTTCAAGTTATCAATTGAATTACTAAAATTCTTTTTCAAAATCTCTTCATCTGCTAACTTTTCATATTGTGTCGCCGCCTGTAAAATACTATTTCGTCTTTTTACATTCCAAATTATAATAAATAAAATAATCACAACAACTATCATTACTACTAAAATTATCTTTTTTATAAGTTTACTTCTATCCTTTACCATAGGCTCTGAACTGGCTACAGCCTGCACTTCTACCTGTGTAATCGTATAATTTTCAATATTATCCCTAAGCGAAGCGAGTATCCTCTTTTCCAATGAATTTAACCATTGCTTTTTATCCTCAAATCTGGATAAATCATTTTCCATATCGTGTTCATCGATATTTTCCCAAAATCCCACAGTCGCCAAGCAAAAAATATCATTTTCCATAAGCTCCACAGGACTTTTTATAATATTTGGCTTAATTTTTCCAAAATCCCCAATTGCCTGTAGCAAATCATTTCTTTGCCTGTGAAATCTCATATCTGATATATTTAATGCCTCTTCATCCACCAAAAGCTGTGCTATCGTATCATCTTTACTCTGAGAAACAATATATCCGCCTCTAATATGATAAAACCTTGTATTTCCAATATTTCCATATAAAATTGAATTATAATTGCTTACGACGATCAAAAGGGAAGTGTGCATAAGAGAATATTTTTTAGCTTCCTCCTGTTTTTCCTTAACCTTTAAATTGGCATAATCCATCATTTCCTTTATTACATCATAATTAAATCGTGGACGCAGCATAAAATATTCAATTACAGATTCTACAGCAATCCTTGCTGCAGCTTTTGCCCCTTCTTCCTCATCAAATCCATCAGCCACAGCCCAAATCCCATAATTATCCAGCAAAACATATCCAAAATAATCACTATTTTCAGCTTTCGTCCCAGCTTCACTCAAAAATTCCGTAATAAATTTTGCCTCATCTTTCCTCATCTTCCCATTTCTCCCTGTGTTTTTTATTAATTCAATTTTATAAATATATTTTTACATATTTATTTTATATATGAAAATTATTTATTTTGTTCTATATTAGCAACTTATCTAAATATTTATACTTTTAATTATAATAATTAATTCATTTACTAAGCAAAATTTCGTTAAAAATAAAAATTTAAATTATAAACAGTTTTTAAATTTATTAAACTTATTCATATTCTTCAATTTTTACTTCTAAATCATTATTTTTATTCTGAAAATTCGTATTTTTCACAATTTTTTCATCATTTAAATTTTCGTGTTTCCTCTTCACGTTTTCCTCTCTTGCTTTTTCCTTTTCCCAATCAAAATAGTCTCCACAAAGATTTACAAACACAAACTTACTTTCCCCCATTTCCATAACTGAATAAGCCCTTAATTCTACCGTATTATAGACAGCTTCTCCATTTAAATAAATTAGCCCGTTAGAATCTCCAGGAGTTAGCATAAACTTACGCTGTTTTGGATTATAGCTTATCGAGCAATGATTTTTTCTAGAAATCATAGTATCGCCTGAAATTTGAATGTCCATATTTTCCCCACGTCCAATAAAGTTCCGCTCACTCACAATCCTGTAATCTTTCCCCTTGTCATGCCCTTCAATGCACGTAAGCCATCCCACAACAGGATCTACAGTGCTATCTTTTGACCAGTAGGCAGTAGTTCTATCCTCATCTTCCATTTGCTCAACTAAATTAATTTTATCATCTTGTGTTTCTGTTTCAAATCCTTCCGATTTACAGTAGGGACACGAACTATATCTAGAAATATCGTATATATGCCCATTTTTACATCTATCTAATTTCATTTTAAAATATTCCTCCATTTTTTATTTATTTTAATAATATTTTTGTAGTTGCCAAATAAATTATATCGCCTGATTCCACTTTTATAGGTATATTTTTTTTTAATTTTATTTTTCGCTTATCCAGATTTTTTTCAATTCCACTCCCGTTTTGCGAGCCTAAATCTTCATAATACCAAATTCCATTAACACGATTTAAAATGCCGTGAGCTCTGCTAACCAAATTAGAATAAATTCCTTCACTTACATCAATATCCACTCTATTTCTAGGCGACTGTTTCCCAATTAAAAGAGAAGTCGCCCTTCCAACTTTCCATATTTTCATATCATAATCTTCAGAATCCTTCAAAAATATATGCTCAATCTGATTTTTCTCCAAATTCTCTATTTCCTTCACTCTTTCTAAAAAAACATTATGTTCCCTTTCTCTATCATTTTTTATATTTTTAATTTCCTCTTGAACTTCTGCTTTTTCAAAAAATCTTTCCACAATAAGCAAGTAAAGTGTAACTCCAATATAAATAAAAATTGAAAAATAAAGACTTTTTATAGAATATCCTGAAAAATGCACAAAAATAAATGTAAACATCAAAACCATCATTATCAAAATATTTTTTACATTAAAAAATTTATAACTTTTCTGATTTCTTGTATTTAATTTTCGCTTTTCATATTTTTTTATCCCTTTGTCAACTCCCAAACTGCTTCTTTCAGTATTACTTTTACCATTTTCTCTCATTCGTGCAACACTTCTGAGTCTTTCCAGCCGATAAATGCTCCCACGCCCAAATGGTCGTTTAAAAATACTTCTGAAATTCCTCAGAAATCTTCTGATTCCCCATAACATTTTTATCCTTTTCCTTTCATATCAAAAAAACGCTCAAACTGAATTTTTATATTTTCCTTCTCTAATTTCGCTTTTCCCTCTTGCTTTTTATTCATCCTAAAACTATTTTCAAACATCCCTCTCATTTCCCTAGCACTTTTAAAAAAATCCCTTCCGAAAGTAAAATCGTTTTGAGGAAATTTATTTTTAACATTTCCTTTTTTATTCTTATTTTTTCTTTGACTCTGAATATTCTTCCTTCTACAATCATACTCTTCTCTTTTCTTTTCATCCCCAAGAATCTCATAAGCCTCAGTTACCTCCCGAAATTTCTTAGTAGCATTTCCATCTCCTGAATTCCTGTCTGGATGATATTTTATCGCCAATTTCCTATATTTTTTCTTTATTTCTGAAACATCAGCATTTTCAGACACACCTAATACTTCATAATAATTCATTTTTCTTCCTTTTTTTTAATTAATATTTAAT
It encodes:
- a CDS encoding J domain-containing protein; translation: MNYYEVLGVSENADVSEIKKKYRKLAIKYHPDRNSGDGNATKKFREVTEAYEILGDEKKREEYDCRRKNIQSQRKNKNKKGNVKNKFPQNDFTFGRDFFKSAREMRGMFENSFRMNKKQEGKAKLEKENIKIQFERFFDMKGKG
- a CDS encoding FHA domain-containing protein, with the translated sequence MLWGIRRFLRNFRSIFKRPFGRGSIYRLERLRSVARMRENGKSNTERSSLGVDKGIKKYEKRKLNTRNQKSYKFFNVKNILIMMVLMFTFIFVHFSGYSIKSLYFSIFIYIGVTLYLLIVERFFEKAEVQEEIKNIKNDREREHNVFLERVKEIENLEKNQIEHIFLKDSEDYDMKIWKVGRATSLLIGKQSPRNRVDIDVSEGIYSNLVSRAHGILNRVNGIWYYEDLGSQNGSGIEKNLDKRKIKLKKNIPIKVESGDIIYLATTKILLK
- a CDS encoding acetate and sugar kinases/Hsc70/actin family protein, whose protein sequence is MKLFYEEELRRKSYYEMYQIAIEEKLVDVHLETPTREELIALLMKYRGVKANYCIDKYNKNGLVNVQQLFDSKLGERIHHENKIRVPHKIILYKELDLMREDNYKIEIPENVSIANVFLINANNYLCGIFHLEKDLKSRNKYFLISKKEFFRVETLRNNKFSFLFFKENDLKFIHEFYNWKEDEPYPLYPYQMDYYKVEIENFVVKNLETTNTPLCIDFGTVNTALGAYLDRNYVRDLPTNDILNGNVVIDAINYVKFDDGERHYREIFPTLVYVEDCSDSNNIKYSFGYDVVRKLEKNDYIVNGSIFYNLKRWVHEHNNLEKINDEFGNILYVKRKEIIKAYLKYVVNRAEYMFKCKFKKIHASSPVKLKEQFLTMFQEIFMVENKINKSSENEADKQNKISYEKNYEYEIIRENAMDEAIAVLYNTIEIQIRKGRYKENEEYSALIIDCGGGTTDLAACKYVINKDRISYYLDIRTSFENGDENFGGNDLTYRIMQFLKIVLGAKYSENRIVSVNDLIKYDNDMIYKVIDDSGVDKIFENMNLEYEKYEKIIPTKYSQFENKMSEEYQKIRNNFYMLWEAAENLKKEFFTSDGRLRTRFDAPRNYEKRNDIHITQLKSWKIHTYENEIFNTVTDYPRHIFTIKEIEKIVKADIYGMLRKFLNTYYKEGLLFEYSLIKLSGQSTKISTFQEVLKEFVPGKMIEYKELSHRDDYELKLNCLDGAIKYLDYKRFGHIDVEIVNEVPLVPYSVWVEKYDGKRVEMIQTSRKADILVGQIDKKSSAEELKIYVYNAEGELKKEMIYKNEDDYEEMDAQEILPEFVNIISQNDTDTIQNDTVRFFVYTDLNNWGFFVVPIQRKSDQLYLGRKQYFPYEDNLSENSYFDGNH
- a CDS encoding HlyD family efflux transporter periplasmic adaptor subunit; the encoded protein is MKNAVLVQRTVRSPFDGYIVKINAVKGGIINKNKPVVVLTEKNDLKIISESMTDEKLKI
- a CDS encoding serine/threonine-protein kinase, yielding MDFLSKGTILNGKYKIINYVAKSDFSNIYLAENGQRKKVAVKECYPSEIVMRYENKVFTEKYRKDFEKLKECFRKEKHILEKFCKKSKGSKGKFWNKVIKDDVIRILDFFSENGTNYIVMEYFGITLKKYILENKIQDEKTRINDILKIFRKIVRVVGKIHKKGIIHCDLKPSNILIDIRGNIRIIDFGSSLRKGQKIDFIEVSEGYSAIEVYSKKVQIDERVDVYSLSALLYFMLCGKKIDGAVKRFYKPELEFAREVILGFEKIGKFKEVEKIIKKGLEFERKKRFKSVREMIEKLELL
- a CDS encoding efflux RND transporter periplasmic adaptor subunit: MKKKDELIWLMPTIFIFIILFMIKFCTPKINKKYIVSKIKRENLELFVNMKGTVAANNITKIGLDVNLSVDGVYFKAGDFVKKGDIIVKFSDYQKSDDVEKRVLLVIKNAHLRNLEKQQKLGADVSKKIQEVKGK
- a CDS encoding protein phosphatase 2C domain-containing protein produces the protein MRKDEAKFITEFLSEAGTKAENSDYFGYVLLDNYGIWAVADGFDEEEGAKAAARIAVESVIEYFMLRPRFNYDVIKEMMDYANLKVKEKQEEAKKYSLMHTSLLIVVSNYNSILYGNIGNTRFYHIRGGYIVSQSKDDTIAQLLVDEEALNISDMRFHRQRNDLLQAIGDFGKIKPNIIKSPVELMENDIFCLATVGFWENIDEHDMENDLSRFEDKKQWLNSLEKRILASLRDNIENYTITQVEVQAVASSEPMVKDRSKLIKKIILVVMIVVVIILFIIIWNVKRRNSILQAATQYEKLADEEILKKNFSNSIDNLKLEAGEYEKLKPKSKGIIGFLTNAEKKRNDADKKISEIKKKIEETEKIKEAFSNINEGNELFNNGNYDEANVKYQQAKYNLNDNSYKRDELNTEEILTTLDSRINSAVKLKEAKALEMAGDNAVNEGSYNLAKVSYKNAEDMYLANGRADYVSQIEKKIEEIADKEKTAYNGAMLAENKGDSLAQSNINSSKEAYYQARQMYQTLGDTVKAGEIDNKIQEVNSQQNADLQTANNLVQEGLSQITANNPAQAIGILTQAKNIYQKMKDTNNVNTVGKYISQAREFIKFESQNAEKLKEKELQYSEKLKSQEIEYSEKLRQQEIQLQQQLQVKEAEIKAQQEQMERERQKREEISRKMENASNLERQADQLAIDEKYEESISKYEETKKLLEEVNVDGNFGNQAGKIEDLNKKIEKSEGYLLKKKGEEDLKNKKWKDAMEKLTQAKEKLEKAGIKQNELEKIGKELKRAVKKVNRKWWQFWKIF
- a CDS encoding FHA domain-containing protein, with amino-acid sequence MKLDRCKNGHIYDISRYSSCPYCKSEGFETETQDDKINLVEQMEDEDRTTAYWSKDSTVDPVVGWLTCIEGHDKGKDYRIVSERNFIGRGENMDIQISGDTMISRKNHCSISYNPKQRKFMLTPGDSNGLIYLNGEAVYNTVELRAYSVMEMGESKFVFVNLCGDYFDWEKEKAREENVKRKHENLNDEKIVKNTNFQNKNNDLEVKIEEYE